In Bacillus marinisedimentorum, a single window of DNA contains:
- a CDS encoding HD-GYP domain-containing protein, producing MEAEQLFQQISQDNRAMERLKYHSLRVMYLVSTFAEQLNCYDEDIRVASLLHDIGKTAISDHILFKQGRLNETEFLMVQSHSQIGYTTIKEQLSNERAAVFVLHHHERWDGKGYPLQLKGREISYQGRMIAICDAFDAMTVERNNYGLPGLSYAKAIEELRRCSWKQFDGDLVEHFIEMMLSFDMPPTWVTAATR from the coding sequence ATGGAGGCTGAACAACTGTTTCAGCAAATTTCCCAGGATAACAGGGCCATGGAGAGGTTGAAATATCACTCCCTCAGGGTCATGTACCTTGTATCCACTTTTGCTGAACAGCTTAATTGTTATGACGAAGATATCAGGGTGGCTTCTTTACTTCACGATATCGGTAAAACAGCCATCTCCGACCACATCTTATTTAAGCAGGGCAGGCTTAATGAGACAGAATTTTTAATGGTGCAAAGCCATTCCCAGATCGGCTATACAACCATAAAGGAACAGCTTAGCAATGAACGGGCTGCAGTTTTTGTGCTCCATCACCATGAACGGTGGGACGGCAAGGGGTACCCGCTTCAGCTTAAAGGCAGGGAAATTTCATACCAGGGAAGAATGATCGCTATCTGTGATGCATTCGATGCCATGACAGTGGAACGGAACAATTACGGACTTCCCGGTTTATCGTATGCGAAGGCAATTGAGGAACTTCGGCGCTGCAGCTGGAAACAGTTCGACGGGGACCTCGTGGAACACTTTATTGAAATGATGCTGAGTTTTGATATGCCGCCAACATGGGTAACGGCAGCTACACGATAG
- the fbpA gene encoding Fur-regulated basic protein FbpA → MENKLRQGIQLKKTFLIEKLTKKHETKTDEQQLDKLTLTELEREYRHQLGK, encoded by the coding sequence ATGGAAAATAAATTACGGCAAGGAATCCAGTTGAAGAAGACTTTTCTCATAGAGAAATTAACGAAAAAACACGAAACAAAGACAGACGAGCAGCAGCTGGATAAATTAACGCTGACAGAGCTTGAAAGGGAATACCGGCATCAACTCGGGAAATGA
- a CDS encoding GNAT family N-acetyltransferase, whose product MEIRKLTASDIEALKNMETGINDDYVVRIFPRIVEARSHELFGLFENGSMVVIAGVTFFENRYAVLGRLRTDRSHLQKGYATKLLHAITETLTEKEEIQWIGAATNTNNPAAVKVLHKLGMNMHSAFHSVTIDPADASFLTGNEDKTWDEVTGVEEKRYLLEQLPPAKNELQLFPYECYYPLPYEPQFLSDVYLAKCIFYKKGSRFAVVMPDEKAESYFHVKYFHEDLFKQSGLWNTIVPLAEDNGRKFWLDLPPDSFISMPERSRFNIQDQWALYGRRIIHT is encoded by the coding sequence ATGGAAATCAGAAAATTGACCGCAAGTGATATCGAAGCATTAAAAAATATGGAGACCGGCATAAATGATGACTATGTCGTCCGTATCTTTCCGAGAATTGTCGAGGCACGGAGCCATGAGTTGTTCGGCCTTTTTGAAAATGGAAGTATGGTGGTGATTGCGGGAGTAACTTTTTTTGAAAACCGTTATGCCGTTCTCGGACGGCTTCGGACAGACCGCAGCCATTTACAAAAAGGCTATGCCACAAAGCTTTTGCATGCAATCACCGAAACGCTGACTGAAAAAGAAGAAATTCAATGGATTGGGGCCGCCACCAACACAAACAACCCGGCTGCTGTTAAAGTGCTTCATAAACTTGGCATGAACATGCACAGTGCCTTCCATTCTGTAACAATCGATCCGGCTGATGCATCCTTCCTGACAGGAAACGAGGACAAAACATGGGATGAAGTCACGGGGGTTGAGGAGAAGCGATATTTGCTTGAACAGCTGCCTCCGGCAAAAAATGAACTGCAGCTGTTTCCTTATGAATGCTATTATCCGCTCCCTTATGAACCGCAATTCCTCAGTGACGTCTATTTGGCGAAGTGCATTTTTTACAAAAAAGGAAGCCGGTTTGCCGTTGTCATGCCGGATGAAAAAGCAGAATCCTACTTTCATGTAAAATACTTTCATGAAGATTTATTCAAGCAATCAGGACTATGGAATACGATTGTTCCGCTTGCTGAGGACAACGGAAGAAAATTCTGGCTTGACCTGCCGCCCGATTCGTTCATTAGCATGCCGGAACGCAGCCGGTTCAATATTCAGGATCAGTGGGCGCTTTATGGCCGACGGATCATACATACATAA
- the modB gene encoding molybdate ABC transporter permease subunit, translating into MMMTFWEPVLLSLRTALFASLFIIVIGIFAGRLMSGRNFKGKIIIETMFMLPLVLPPSVVGFFLIVIFGKNSVAGQMIETLFGHPIIFTWWAAVIAATVVAFPLMYQSAKTGFSSVEHHIEDAARVDGAGEWKVFLMVTIPLSIKALLSGSILSFTRALGEFGATLMFAGNIPGKTQTLPTAIYVAIDTGNMSLAWMWVTATVIISFLMLISTYLIK; encoded by the coding sequence ATTATGATGACTTTCTGGGAACCGGTTCTGCTGTCGCTGCGCACGGCTTTATTTGCAAGCCTGTTTATTATCGTGATCGGCATTTTTGCCGGGCGGCTGATGAGCGGCCGAAACTTCAAAGGAAAAATTATAATTGAAACGATGTTTATGCTGCCGCTTGTGCTGCCGCCATCTGTTGTCGGTTTCTTTTTGATTGTCATTTTCGGGAAAAACAGTGTAGCGGGTCAGATGATTGAAACTCTTTTCGGCCACCCGATAATTTTCACATGGTGGGCCGCTGTCATTGCAGCGACAGTCGTTGCTTTTCCGCTGATGTATCAGTCAGCAAAGACCGGATTTTCTTCTGTCGAACATCATATTGAAGATGCCGCACGGGTTGACGGGGCCGGAGAATGGAAGGTTTTTTTGATGGTCACGATCCCGCTGTCCATCAAAGCGCTCCTGTCCGGCAGCATTCTGAGCTTTACAAGGGCACTGGGCGAGTTTGGCGCCACCCTTATGTTTGCCGGAAATATTCCCGGTAAGACGCAAACCCTGCCAACCGCCATATATGTGGCTATCGATACCGGAAATATGTCACTTGCCTGGATGTGGGTGACCGCAACCGTTATCATTTCCTTTTTGATGCTCATCAGCACTTATTTGATCAAATAA
- the modA gene encoding molybdate ABC transporter substrate-binding protein — translation MRGNTFLMTLAVIALILANGCSSTSEQGQQTEHVELTISAAASLNDALQEIKNSFEKSNENISILYNFGGSGTLQKQIEQGAPADLFISASASKFDKLDEKGLIDQKYSSVMVSNRLVLITPQGAGLEVQTLEDLTAKEISHLAIGIPESVPAGNYAREALEHAGLWGQLKDKLVLGKDVRQVLSYVETGNAEAGFVYESDASISNKVEKVLTVNEAHHSEIKYPAGVLKHAEHPDQARRFFDYLSSDEAAEIFTKYGFTANNEG, via the coding sequence ATGCGGGGAAACACTTTTTTGATGACGCTGGCTGTTATCGCACTTATTTTAGCAAATGGGTGCAGCAGCACGAGCGAACAAGGACAACAAACTGAACATGTCGAACTGACCATTTCCGCAGCTGCCAGCTTGAATGACGCACTGCAGGAAATTAAAAATAGTTTTGAGAAATCGAATGAAAATATATCAATTCTATATAACTTTGGGGGCTCCGGAACGCTTCAGAAACAAATTGAACAGGGAGCGCCCGCCGATCTGTTCATTTCAGCTTCAGCAAGCAAGTTCGATAAGCTGGATGAAAAAGGGTTGATTGACCAGAAATACAGCAGTGTCATGGTTAGCAACAGGCTCGTCCTCATCACGCCGCAGGGAGCAGGCCTGGAAGTCCAAACCCTTGAAGACCTGACTGCAAAAGAAATCAGCCACCTTGCCATCGGGATTCCTGAATCTGTGCCTGCCGGTAATTATGCACGGGAGGCCCTTGAGCATGCTGGCCTCTGGGGCCAACTGAAAGATAAACTTGTGCTCGGCAAAGATGTCCGGCAGGTGCTTTCCTACGTCGAAACCGGCAATGCGGAGGCGGGGTTTGTCTACGAAAGTGATGCCTCCATATCAAATAAGGTGGAGAAGGTGCTGACTGTAAATGAAGCGCATCATTCCGAAATCAAGTACCCGGCAGGCGTTCTGAAACATGCTGAGCATCCCGATCAGGCGAGGCGATTTTTTGACTACCTGTCTTCCGATGAAGCTGCTGAAATTTTTACTAAATACGGATTCACTGCTAATAATGAGGGATAA
- a CDS encoding ABC transporter ATP-binding protein translates to MFSVLWKLGWFFKKYWKRYSIAVSFLIAASIIDVIPPRLIGKAIDDIHIGTMTADRIVEYVLMLGGLMTAGYLLTYVWMYQLFGGAFLIERIMRSRFMGHLLKMTPTFYEKNRTGDLMARATNDLKAISLTAGFGILTLVDSSIFMMVIVFMMGFFISWKLTFAAMLPLPLMAFAMNRYGKIIHERFTRAQDAFGDMNDQVLESIAGIRSIRAYVQEDADQKHFHDMTEDVYDKNIAVARVDALFEPTIKVLVGISYLIGIGYGAYLVFHNTITLGELVSFNVYLGMLIWPMFAIGELINVMQRGNASLDRVNETLAYKADVEDDPQPVHIDKPSSITFEKVTFQYPSSTVRNLENVSFEIHEGQTLGIVGKTGSGKTTLIKQLLREYPTGAGNILINGIPLKKVPLESIQSWIGYVPQEQILFSKSVKENIRFGKTGCSDEEIQHVLEMADFAKDIDSLPEGLETLVGEKGVALSGGQKQRISIARALIAEPEILILDDALSAVDAKTEAKIISHIREERAGKTTIIATHRLSAVEHADWIVVLENGRIIEEGGHGELLHREGWYKEQFDRQQLEESLTGSGGVL, encoded by the coding sequence ATGTTTTCCGTACTGTGGAAATTAGGCTGGTTTTTTAAAAAATATTGGAAACGGTATTCGATCGCTGTTTCTTTCTTGATTGCAGCAAGCATTATCGATGTCATACCGCCAAGGCTGATCGGTAAAGCTATCGATGATATTCACATCGGTACTATGACGGCTGACCGGATTGTTGAGTATGTGCTTATGCTGGGCGGACTGATGACGGCAGGATACCTGCTGACATATGTTTGGATGTATCAGCTGTTCGGCGGAGCATTTCTCATAGAACGGATTATGAGATCCCGGTTCATGGGACACCTGTTAAAAATGACACCTACTTTCTACGAGAAGAATCGGACGGGTGACCTGATGGCACGGGCGACGAACGACTTGAAGGCCATCTCCCTTACCGCAGGATTCGGTATTTTGACACTCGTTGATTCAAGTATTTTCATGATGGTGATTGTTTTCATGATGGGTTTTTTCATCAGCTGGAAGCTTACATTTGCAGCAATGCTGCCGCTGCCGTTGATGGCGTTTGCCATGAACCGCTATGGAAAAATCATTCATGAGCGCTTCACCAGGGCCCAGGATGCGTTCGGTGATATGAACGACCAGGTGCTGGAAAGCATTGCGGGCATCCGGTCGATACGCGCGTATGTGCAGGAGGATGCTGACCAGAAGCATTTTCATGATATGACCGAAGACGTTTATGACAAGAACATTGCCGTTGCAAGAGTTGATGCTCTATTTGAACCGACAATTAAGGTGCTCGTGGGGATCAGTTATTTGATCGGTATCGGTTACGGGGCTTACCTGGTCTTCCATAACACGATCACGCTTGGTGAACTTGTGTCATTTAACGTGTACCTCGGTATGCTGATTTGGCCGATGTTCGCGATCGGAGAACTGATCAATGTCATGCAGCGCGGAAACGCCTCACTTGACCGGGTGAATGAAACGCTGGCATACAAAGCGGATGTCGAGGATGATCCGCAACCTGTCCATATCGATAAGCCGAGTTCCATCACCTTTGAAAAAGTCACGTTTCAATATCCATCTTCCACTGTCCGTAATCTGGAAAATGTGTCATTTGAGATACATGAAGGACAGACGCTGGGTATAGTAGGTAAAACAGGGAGCGGAAAGACGACACTGATTAAACAGCTTCTGCGAGAATATCCGACAGGTGCAGGAAACATCCTTATAAACGGGATTCCACTTAAAAAAGTACCGCTGGAATCGATCCAGAGCTGGATCGGTTATGTGCCGCAGGAACAAATTTTGTTTTCGAAATCGGTGAAAGAAAATATCCGTTTCGGCAAAACCGGGTGTTCGGATGAAGAAATACAGCATGTCCTGGAAATGGCCGATTTCGCAAAAGATATTGATTCGCTGCCGGAAGGACTTGAAACGCTCGTCGGTGAAAAAGGGGTCGCTCTTTCCGGCGGGCAAAAACAGCGGATTTCCATCGCCCGCGCCCTCATCGCCGAACCGGAGATTCTCATCCTTGATGATGCCTTATCGGCCGTTGATGCGAAAACAGAAGCGAAAATCATCAGTCATATCAGGGAGGAACGGGCCGGCAAAACGACGATTATCGCTACACACCGGCTGTCCGCGGTTGAACATGCCGACTGGATTGTTGTTCTGGAAAACGGCCGCATTATCGAAGAAGGCGGCCATGGAGAATTGCTGCACCGTGAAGGATGGTACAAGGAGCAGTTTGACCGTCAGCAGCTCGAAGAAAGCCTGACAGGAAGCGGGGGGGTCCTATGA
- a CDS encoding ABC transporter ATP-binding protein, translating into MRKKTGRRLFDYALHFKKTIILGLLMLSIAVAAELTGPFIAKTIIDRHILGVEYPWYESEPGNEAVEYDGTWYKREDNFNTGEEKGSEARILQAGRQYVFIDGAIDFDGKRTYKNGVLTIEKGENHAMYPAEKLAADELMAFYLPEIKPIIWLLAAYFGLLVIAAFFQYGQSFMLQTSANRIIQRMRQDVYRQIHRLPIRYFDQRPAGKVVSRITNDTEAIRELYVKVLATFFTSIIYMTGIFIALFLLNKTLAAITLVIVPILLIWIKVYRKYASKYNHVIRSRLSDINASVNESIQGMRIIQSFRRQKETKAEFEVMNEDYFRYENKLLNLNSMTSHNLVNVLRNLAFIALIWYFGGASISASGVVSLGVLYAFVDYLNRLFEPVTGLVNQLAQLEQAIVSSERVFNLLDEEGIDVESGHLPRYGGHVIFDHVSFAYKDEEYVLRDISFEAKQGETVALVGHTGSGKSSIMNLLFRFYDYKKGRILINGTDILDMPKQSLRKHMGIVLQDPFLFAGTIASNVSLNDPAVTREKVENALRAVGADPFISRLPGGYDEPVLEKGSTLSAGQRQLISFARALAFDPAILILDEATASIDTETESVIQEALEVLKRGRTTFIIAHRLSTIKNADQIIVLDHGSIVEKGSHDELMNIRGRYYQMYQLQKGKSGDEAV; encoded by the coding sequence ATGAGGAAAAAGACTGGCAGAAGGCTTTTTGACTATGCATTACATTTTAAAAAGACGATCATCCTGGGGCTGCTGATGCTTTCGATTGCGGTTGCGGCTGAACTGACCGGACCGTTTATCGCAAAAACCATCATCGACCGGCATATTCTCGGCGTTGAATACCCATGGTATGAATCAGAACCTGGAAATGAAGCAGTCGAGTATGACGGAACCTGGTATAAACGGGAGGACAATTTTAACACTGGAGAAGAAAAAGGGAGCGAAGCCCGTATACTCCAGGCGGGCAGGCAATATGTATTTATAGATGGCGCGATTGATTTTGACGGGAAACGGACCTACAAAAATGGCGTGCTTACAATCGAAAAAGGGGAAAATCATGCAATGTATCCGGCTGAAAAACTGGCAGCGGATGAACTGATGGCTTTTTACCTGCCGGAAATCAAGCCGATCATCTGGCTGCTTGCTGCCTACTTTGGCCTGCTGGTTATCGCAGCCTTTTTCCAATACGGCCAGTCATTTATGCTGCAAACCTCGGCGAACCGCATTATCCAGAGGATGCGCCAGGATGTATACAGGCAGATCCACCGGCTCCCGATCCGTTACTTTGACCAGAGGCCGGCGGGGAAAGTGGTTTCCCGCATCACAAACGATACTGAGGCCATCCGCGAATTGTATGTTAAGGTACTGGCCACTTTTTTCACAAGCATCATTTACATGACCGGGATTTTCATCGCCCTTTTTTTGCTCAATAAGACGCTCGCCGCCATTACTCTTGTGATTGTGCCGATCTTATTGATCTGGATAAAGGTGTATCGGAAATACGCCTCTAAATATAACCATGTCATCCGATCCAGGCTGAGTGATATCAATGCTTCTGTGAATGAATCAATCCAGGGGATGAGGATTATCCAGTCATTCCGCCGGCAAAAGGAAACGAAAGCCGAATTTGAAGTGATGAATGAAGACTATTTTCGATATGAGAATAAGCTGTTGAATTTAAATTCGATGACGTCCCATAACCTGGTCAACGTCCTCAGGAACCTTGCCTTCATTGCTCTGATCTGGTACTTTGGCGGAGCGAGCATTTCCGCTTCAGGTGTCGTTTCCCTGGGTGTCCTTTATGCGTTCGTCGACTATTTGAACCGGTTGTTTGAACCGGTGACAGGACTGGTGAATCAGCTTGCCCAGCTGGAGCAGGCAATCGTTTCCTCCGAAAGGGTGTTTAACTTGCTTGATGAAGAGGGAATAGATGTAGAAAGTGGCCACCTTCCGCGCTACGGAGGGCATGTCATTTTTGATCATGTGTCATTCGCCTATAAAGATGAAGAGTACGTACTGAGGGATATCTCATTTGAGGCAAAACAAGGAGAAACTGTTGCCCTTGTCGGTCATACCGGTTCAGGTAAGAGTTCCATCATGAACTTGCTTTTCCGGTTTTATGACTACAAGAAGGGCCGCATCTTAATAAACGGAACAGATATTCTTGACATGCCGAAACAGTCGCTCCGCAAGCATATGGGAATCGTGCTGCAGGATCCATTCCTGTTTGCTGGAACCATTGCGTCAAATGTAAGCCTGAATGATCCGGCCGTTACGAGAGAGAAAGTGGAAAACGCGTTACGGGCAGTTGGAGCTGATCCTTTTATCAGCCGGCTGCCCGGGGGATACGATGAACCGGTTCTTGAAAAAGGGAGCACTTTGTCAGCCGGACAGAGACAGCTTATTTCATTTGCAAGAGCGCTGGCATTCGACCCTGCAATTCTCATTCTCGATGAAGCAACGGCAAGCATCGACACGGAAACCGAATCCGTCATTCAAGAGGCGCTTGAAGTATTGAAAAGAGGCCGAACGACATTCATTATCGCCCACCGGCTGTCGACCATCAAAAATGCCGACCAGATCATCGTGCTTGATCATGGGAGTATTGTTGAAAAAGGCAGTCACGATGAATTGATGAATATCCGCGGCCGCTACTATCAGATGTATCAGCTTCAAAAAGGCAAGTCAGGAGACGAAGCAGTATAG
- a CDS encoding dicarboxylate/amino acid:cation symporter: protein MSLTKKILIGMGLGIIVGLILSSVGGYEITDKYILGPVGTIFLNLIKMLVVPIVLVSLILGTAGISDPKKLGRIGLKTLLFFLITTSLALLIAISLATVMEPGVGIEATGGAEFEAEEAPPVGETLLNIIPTNPIQAMVEGNMLQVISFAIILGFGLARLRKKTETIYNIVEQANDILMYIVTAIMKLAPYGAFALIASAIGEQGMEALKAMIMYFLVVVLALFIQLSVVYGSAVYFLGKMNPFQFVKGFFPAMAVGFSTSSSSATLPISMDTAQKNLNVPKSISGFVQPLGATINMDGTGIMQGAATVFIAQMYGQGLGMTEILTVVLTATLASIGTAGVPGVGLIMLAMVLQSVGLPVEAIGIVLGVDRLLDMTRTAVNITGDAACAVVVSRSEGNKPEVVQETATL from the coding sequence ATGTCGTTAACAAAAAAGATTTTAATCGGAATGGGTCTTGGTATTATTGTCGGGCTCATTTTATCGAGTGTCGGAGGATATGAAATTACAGATAAGTATATCCTCGGACCTGTGGGAACCATATTCCTTAACTTGATCAAAATGCTTGTCGTTCCGATTGTTCTTGTTTCACTTATCCTTGGAACAGCAGGAATTAGCGATCCGAAAAAGCTTGGCCGCATCGGATTGAAAACGCTCTTATTTTTCTTGATTACAACTTCTCTGGCTCTACTCATTGCTATCAGCCTGGCTACTGTAATGGAGCCTGGCGTCGGCATTGAAGCTACCGGAGGGGCTGAATTTGAAGCGGAAGAAGCACCGCCTGTCGGTGAAACATTGCTGAATATCATTCCGACCAACCCGATTCAGGCGATGGTTGAAGGAAACATGCTGCAAGTCATCTCTTTTGCAATCATTCTCGGTTTCGGCCTTGCCCGTCTTCGGAAAAAAACCGAAACGATTTACAATATCGTTGAGCAGGCCAACGACATTCTGATGTATATTGTTACGGCAATCATGAAGCTTGCTCCATATGGTGCTTTTGCCCTTATTGCATCAGCGATCGGCGAACAGGGAATGGAAGCGCTGAAGGCAATGATCATGTATTTTCTTGTTGTCGTCCTTGCCCTTTTTATTCAACTATCTGTTGTATACGGATCAGCTGTCTACTTCCTGGGCAAGATGAACCCATTCCAATTCGTTAAAGGATTCTTCCCGGCGATGGCTGTCGGTTTCAGTACATCCAGCAGTTCGGCCACACTTCCGATATCGATGGACACAGCTCAGAAAAACTTGAACGTGCCGAAATCCATCAGCGGATTCGTCCAGCCGCTAGGTGCCACCATCAACATGGACGGCACGGGCATCATGCAGGGGGCTGCTACCGTCTTCATAGCGCAGATGTACGGCCAGGGTCTCGGCATGACTGAGATTTTGACGGTTGTCCTGACCGCCACACTTGCCAGCATCGGTACAGCAGGTGTTCCGGGTGTCGGCCTGATCATGCTCGCCATGGTTCTGCAATCTGTCGGCCTGCCGGTGGAAGCGATCGGTATCGTGCTTGGCGTTGACCGCCTTCTTGATATGACCCGGACTGCGGTTAACATTACCGGTGACGCCGCATGCGCTGTCGTTGTTTCACGTTCTGAAGGAAATAAGCCTGAGGTTGTGCAGGAGACGGCCACTCTTTAA
- a CDS encoding NERD domain-containing protein, which translates to MIEEELAKSRAGFRGEQSVDYHLQSLAKDKYMVLHDVRLQNDGSDFFQLDTLVVSSQFLLIVEIKNITGMLFFDQAFHQLIRTLDGKEEAFPDPIIQIRRQSDNLEKWLEKHKLPIIPIHSLIVISNPATLVKTAPQHKEIFKKVIHSASLPAKVEEFDERIYKGVLTRKDSRKLVRYILKEHVPSNPDYLRQFKVNVSDVLTGVHCPGCQSLPLAKKRGGWFCSECKVMHHNAHIDSLYDYYLLVDNTITNRQLRLFLRLSSASVAYKLLSSLDLPHTGETRRRKYALSGYPWENLVNTK; encoded by the coding sequence ATGATCGAAGAGGAATTGGCCAAATCCAGAGCAGGATTTCGGGGTGAGCAGTCAGTCGATTATCATTTACAATCACTTGCGAAAGATAAATATATGGTGTTGCATGATGTCAGGCTGCAAAATGATGGATCAGATTTTTTTCAACTTGATACATTGGTGGTAAGCAGCCAATTTCTATTGATTGTCGAGATAAAAAACATAACGGGGATGCTCTTTTTCGATCAGGCATTTCATCAGCTGATCCGGACGCTAGACGGCAAGGAAGAAGCGTTTCCTGATCCGATTATCCAAATTCGCAGACAGTCCGATAATCTGGAGAAATGGCTTGAAAAGCATAAGCTCCCGATAATTCCAATCCATTCATTAATTGTGATCAGTAATCCGGCTACATTAGTAAAAACAGCCCCACAGCATAAAGAAATTTTCAAAAAAGTAATTCACTCAGCTTCCCTTCCTGCGAAAGTGGAGGAATTTGATGAGAGAATTTATAAAGGTGTTTTAACTAGAAAGGACAGCAGAAAGCTTGTCCGCTATATATTGAAGGAACATGTCCCATCAAACCCCGATTACTTGAGGCAATTTAAAGTGAATGTTTCGGATGTTTTGACGGGAGTTCATTGTCCTGGTTGTCAGTCGCTCCCCCTGGCCAAAAAACGAGGCGGTTGGTTTTGCTCTGAATGTAAGGTTATGCACCACAATGCACACATTGATTCTTTGTACGATTATTATTTATTGGTAGATAACACCATCACCAATAGACAGCTCCGTCTGTTTCTCCGGCTGTCCTCTGCTTCCGTCGCTTATAAGCTTTTGAGCTCCCTTGATCTTCCTCATACGGGTGAAACCAGAAGACGAAAATATGCACTTTCCGGTTATCCGTGGGAAAATCTTGTAAACACTAAATAG
- a CDS encoding M20/M25/M40 family metallo-hydrolase, with protein sequence MDKNFLKELLETPSPSGMEMAIQKKWMAYVKPFADEVRSDNAGNVIGVLNPDAPVKVLLAGHADEIGFMVKRIDEDGFIYVEKVGGISPKVAIGMKVEILGYNGSLTGVIGANAEHHGGVKEKLEFDDLYIDCGAADRETVEKTVQIGDLAVYTRGAEFLLNDTVSGRGLDNRTGAFIVAEVLKRLADDRPEVGVYAVSTVNEETNMGGAYFAGAGVEPDMAVACDVTFATDYPGVNRSKHGNVKLHQGPVLAKGAPINIKMNRMLEKTAKDLDINVQYELTPRATGTDADKLRLTGKGVPVALVSLPLRYMHSPVETASLKDIEDEINLLAAWIKNLTGNESLNPLED encoded by the coding sequence ATGGATAAGAATTTTTTGAAAGAGCTGCTGGAGACGCCGTCACCTTCAGGGATGGAGATGGCGATTCAGAAAAAATGGATGGCGTATGTGAAGCCGTTTGCCGATGAAGTAAGGTCTGATAATGCCGGGAATGTAATCGGTGTGTTGAATCCGGATGCGCCAGTAAAAGTACTGCTTGCGGGCCATGCAGATGAGATTGGATTTATGGTGAAGCGGATTGATGAAGATGGGTTTATTTATGTGGAAAAGGTCGGGGGGATCAGCCCGAAGGTTGCGATTGGAATGAAAGTGGAGATTCTCGGGTATAACGGGAGTCTGACCGGGGTGATCGGTGCAAATGCCGAGCATCACGGCGGGGTGAAGGAGAAGCTGGAGTTTGATGATTTGTACATAGATTGCGGGGCAGCAGATCGGGAGACGGTTGAAAAGACCGTCCAAATTGGGGATCTTGCTGTTTATACGAGGGGAGCCGAGTTTCTGCTCAATGACACGGTAAGCGGCAGGGGCCTCGATAACCGGACGGGCGCATTCATAGTCGCCGAGGTGCTGAAGCGCCTGGCTGACGACCGCCCGGAAGTCGGAGTGTATGCTGTCAGCACGGTAAATGAAGAAACGAATATGGGCGGCGCTTACTTTGCCGGTGCCGGAGTAGAGCCTGATATGGCAGTTGCCTGCGATGTGACGTTTGCAACTGATTATCCGGGTGTGAACCGCAGCAAGCACGGTAATGTGAAGCTGCACCAGGGGCCTGTCCTTGCAAAAGGAGCGCCGATCAACATCAAAATGAACAGGATGCTGGAAAAGACAGCGAAAGACCTGGATATAAATGTGCAGTATGAATTGACGCCGCGTGCTACCGGAACGGATGCTGATAAGCTGCGACTGACAGGAAAAGGGGTGCCGGTCGCGCTTGTCTCACTGCCGCTCCGCTATATGCATTCGCCGGTTGAAACGGCAAGCCTGAAAGATATTGAGGATGAGATTAATCTCCTGGCCGCCTGGATTAAAAACCTGACCGGAAATGAAAGCTTGAATCCGCTTGAAGATTGA
- a CDS encoding GrpB family protein produces the protein MNRRKVEVVPFQKSWKAAYLQEAEHLNDILGDSVLNVHHIGSTSISGMGAKPILDILIEARDIEKIDSHNGQMKVSGYDAYGENGIPGRRFFVKAIAGTRTSHVHIFAAGHPEVRRHLLFRDYLSAHPQEAAEYAKLKENLAIQFPADIDHYIDGKHDFIQGIDRKAAEWAKEAEGR, from the coding sequence ATGAACAGACGGAAAGTGGAAGTTGTACCGTTTCAAAAAAGCTGGAAAGCCGCTTATCTGCAGGAGGCCGAACATTTAAATGACATTCTCGGCGATTCAGTCCTAAATGTCCATCACATCGGCAGCACCTCGATTTCAGGAATGGGCGCCAAACCGATTCTTGATATACTGATTGAAGCCCGGGACATTGAAAAAATTGATTCGCATAACGGACAGATGAAGGTCTCCGGCTATGATGCTTACGGCGAAAACGGCATTCCCGGCCGGCGGTTTTTTGTGAAAGCAATAGCCGGGACAAGGACCAGCCATGTCCATATTTTTGCCGCGGGACATCCCGAAGTCCGCCGCCATCTCCTCTTCCGTGACTACCTTTCAGCCCACCCGCAGGAAGCGGCTGAATATGCAAAACTAAAAGAAAACCTTGCCATTCAATTTCCTGCTGATATTGACCATTATATTGACGGCAAGCATGACTTCATCCAGGGAATTGACCGCAAAGCGGCCGAATGGGCAAAAGAGGCAGAGGGCCGCTGA